The following proteins are co-located in the Gavia stellata isolate bGavSte3 chromosome 18, bGavSte3.hap2, whole genome shotgun sequence genome:
- the CDIP1 gene encoding cell death-inducing p53-target protein 1 isoform X1, whose translation MSNDPPPPYPGGPSAPLIEEKHGPPVAADGVAPVVGQPQGVPIPPPEFGPPPYEPPSQPGFVPPHMPADGSGPYVPPAGYYPPPGPHPPMGYYPAPGHYPSPGGHTATVLVPSGAATTVTVLQGEIFQGAPVQTVCPHCQQAITTKITYEIGLMSFLLGFLCCFVGCDLCCCLIPCLFDDFKDVTHTCPNCKAYIYTYKRMC comes from the exons ATGTCCAACGACCCTCCGCCACCCTACCCGGGAGGCCCCTCGGCACCACTGATAGAAGAGAAGCACGGCCCACCCGTCGCAGCAG ATGGCGTCGCCCCTGTTGTGGGACAGCCCCAGGGGGTTCCCATCCCCCCTCCTGAATTTGGGCCCCCCCCATATGAGCCACCCTCACAGCCGGGGTTCGTGCCACCCCACATGCCCGCAGACGGCTCCGGGCCCTACGTGCCACCTG CAGGTTATTACCCCCCGCCAGGCCCTCACCCCCCCATGGGCTACTACCCTGCCCCGGGCCACTACCCCTCTCCCGGCGGCCACACGGCGACAGTCCTCGTCCCATCAGGGGCTGCCACCACAGTGACggtgctgcagggagagatCTTCCAGGGTGCCCCGGTGCAGACGGTGTGTCCCCACTGCCAGCAAGCCATCACCACCAAGATCACCTACGAGATCGGGCTCATGAGCTTCCTCCTTGGattcctctgctgctttgtCGG GTGtgacctctgctgctgcctgatcCCCTGTCTGTTCGATGACTTCAAGGATGTGACACACACGTGTCCCAACTGCAAGGCCTATATCTACACGTACAAGCGCATGTGCTAA
- the CDIP1 gene encoding cell death-inducing p53-target protein 1 isoform X2, translating to MSNDPPPPYPGGPSAPLIEEKHGPPVAADGVAPVVGQPQGVPIPPPEFGPPPYEPPSQPGFVPPHMPADGSGPYVPPGYYPPPGPHPPMGYYPAPGHYPSPGGHTATVLVPSGAATTVTVLQGEIFQGAPVQTVCPHCQQAITTKITYEIGLMSFLLGFLCCFVGCDLCCCLIPCLFDDFKDVTHTCPNCKAYIYTYKRMC from the exons ATGTCCAACGACCCTCCGCCACCCTACCCGGGAGGCCCCTCGGCACCACTGATAGAAGAGAAGCACGGCCCACCCGTCGCAGCAG ATGGCGTCGCCCCTGTTGTGGGACAGCCCCAGGGGGTTCCCATCCCCCCTCCTGAATTTGGGCCCCCCCCATATGAGCCACCCTCACAGCCGGGGTTCGTGCCACCCCACATGCCCGCAGACGGCTCCGGGCCCTACGTGCCACCTG GTTATTACCCCCCGCCAGGCCCTCACCCCCCCATGGGCTACTACCCTGCCCCGGGCCACTACCCCTCTCCCGGCGGCCACACGGCGACAGTCCTCGTCCCATCAGGGGCTGCCACCACAGTGACggtgctgcagggagagatCTTCCAGGGTGCCCCGGTGCAGACGGTGTGTCCCCACTGCCAGCAAGCCATCACCACCAAGATCACCTACGAGATCGGGCTCATGAGCTTCCTCCTTGGattcctctgctgctttgtCGG GTGtgacctctgctgctgcctgatcCCCTGTCTGTTCGATGACTTCAAGGATGTGACACACACGTGTCCCAACTGCAAGGCCTATATCTACACGTACAAGCGCATGTGCTAA